Part of the Athalia rosae chromosome 2, iyAthRosa1.1, whole genome shotgun sequence genome, GTCTAAAATCGTTTATTCTAATATCAGAAGATTGTTCCaattactaacaataagttacaAGTATTACTTAGAATGTTCCTTCAATTCTTACATTCGCCGTTCCCCCAGGAAGACTAGTTGTCTGTGATCCTCCCCCTAATCCAAGCATAACATTTCCTAACAGATTTACGCTTAGACCTGTATTTTCTGATGTTCCTCCCATGCGCCCTCCAATCTCTGGCGTACCCTGAGAATTTGAATAAGCACCAACGGCTCCTCCCTGGAGATTGGGATTTCTGTCAAGGCTTGATCCTCTTCCTGGAGCTTGTCCTGCAAATCCCTGGCCTCGTCCTCTGGTTCCTGCATTTCTGGAGGCTCCATAAGTATCCACCGAACTTTGGGAGCTTCGTCCAACCGAGGTCCCAAAATTCAGGTTTAATTGTCTCTTTTCCCGTTTGTCCGTCCCATCACCTAAAGCATTGCAGAGGTGCATATTTATGTTATTCCTCATAATTATGTTATCCGTCAGCTATTCGTTTTAAACAAAAAAGCGCATCTTTCGTTCCAAGTTcagaaaaatggggaaaaagttgatcatcaattaatttttcgtttggcCACCAAGTCTTACTTTTGTTAGTATTCTGAAACTGGATATAATTATGTTTTTAACttaaaagaaaacgaagaaaaatgtaatagaataaaaataaaagaattgtaCACGAAGTGTTTTCGACGTTTAATCGAgcaatatatgtacatatatatcccagattaaatatacctatatgtacacatgtatatatatatatgtaaatgtatcatattatatgtaaaagaaaaaatttataagaaaaacaggaaaaaaaactgttatCGCGCTTGGTAATGATGGTACGGGAGTTTGACCGAAAACATGGTATATACGGGATGTTATAAAGTGGTCGAAAGTAGTTAATGGCAGCAACTTTATAAAAGCTGTTTTATGCGTCTGCTTTGACGTTTGGCATTTCCAAATTACGTAGTAGTCTTTAGTCAGCCAacaaaatattgtaaaatttcatcgtcctCGCGATTCACGGCAAAGACCTTCCCCGAATCATCTGTCCGGGATGAGCTCGCGGTTTAATAGGTATGATAAAATTCCATGACGTTGTATATGGTACACATAACTTTAACATattatagataaataaaaatagcatAGAAGGGCCCTGATTCTATTATGAATGTCAAGGATCTTTATCTGCATGAAATGATTGAATTACAGCAGCCTCTTGGAATTCTTACATTCGCGATCATGCAATCTTTATCGAGCTGCAACTCAGACGCATAagtttggagaaaaaagaagaatcgtaGGAATAATTTACGATCAACTAAGAgccaaataatttttatatactCCTCAAATGTGTAATACCATCATTGCCTAAATGAGTGAACTGattgcaaaatgaaaataaacacgTCTTACAATGACCCGAAAGTTTTGGGGTCACTTATATCCaccgtatataaatacatatcaataattttttcctccttttccacTTCTAtctactgacaatgagactaATTTGATAAGTGTAATAAGTATTGAAACGGCGAATATTCTATCAcgcatgaagaaaaaaatgcacaGAGAATAAAATGATAGTAACagcaataaatgaaaaacaacaacaaataacgacataaatatgaatagatttttcaattccaattaTTTGATTAGGTGAGTaattaaaattggaaagaaattaTTGCGATCTTGtggaaaagaattaaataaaatttacttGTGATGCGTAATCAGATTTATATTAAGAAACTGTGTATAACGATCAataaatttcggaaaatttaaaaaggaaataaaaatcactgGTTATAAGTTGCATTCTACGTTCTTCGGAACTTTATTAATCCCAGAGATTCGCGAATCGCGTTCAACGCGTTAAgacagaaaaatataaaaattatcaatcccGTTCTCTCACAATATACGATATATGTACGGTTATAAGtatgtaaatgtataaataaatgacggGTCTCTGTGTCGCCTAAATTATGTTAACATTGatatgaaatttaattgataCAGTTCCAAGAACCGGTTTCTCGTGACCATCGCGTTATTCCCCATAATTATTGGTGATTGCAAAATCTAAAGAGCCACCGATTATTATTGGCGTATGATATGTTCGAGCGCATGGCATTGTGCCTgcagatttttttgattttgaacaaaaaaaaaaaagaaactatatCCGGAATTGCCACAACGTACTGATGCCCAGCGGCTATACAAATTTAATTTCGCTGTTAATTCATACgtcatttatttacaaaagATTGACCTTTGCTTTGTTtaaatgatataatatttctgaagaaaatattcaaagcgTCTGATTAACTCCAATGTCGTATACCCGCGTAACAATAAATACCAATTATCGCACCTCGTTGGTGACTTGTAGCGTAATGATGTTCTAAATCATTAGTTGAGAATATTttcccgaaaatttttaccgaacGCAAGGCGTGtagattcttttatttccgtaTATTAGTTTTCTTCAGATATATGCAGAtaattgcaattattttttctgcaTGATATACACtagcgataataataatcatgatgaATTCATCATCAACGCTAATAAATGTGTCCACGTTATAAAAGATGTTCAAATCATCAATTGCTTGTATGATTACAGTCGCGTATCTTCTTTACATAACAGTTCGTATACGGCAATAAATAAGCGGGTATAATAATTGGCCGATCATACAGCTAATTCtgtaaattatacaaataatgAAACAATCTCTGGGTatcagatagaaaaaaaaaattttaatcctaGAATAACAGCTatcgatgaatgaataaataaataaattgatgtatgtaaataaatgAGGAATTCCCCTTGGGGGaatgaatataattaattcaataatCGATTAGACGATTTCAACGTTAAGAATTTGGCGGTAATTAACTATGTACATGTTCGTCGTCGATGGATGATATGTCTTCATCAAAATCCAATGAACGCAGCTATTATTATACCCTTTATACAGATAAGtgatattgataatttttaaaagaaaGTCGTTAACGATCAAGAATCAAAAATACAACTGCATGTTTTACTCACTGTCACCGCATGACACCTCGATGACCGccgcagcaacagcagccagCAGAAAACAGGCTCTGGTATTAAACAGCATGTAGAAAACCTGCAGTAATAAAACTGCAGCAAAATCGTAACAGGACTTAACCGGGTTCACAAATCCAGCGTAAGAATTAAATGATTTTCACCTCACTGGACTAATTTATTAAGTATTAATTATGGCACTTAGTTTATTATAGTGAACCACGGTTCAAcggtttcgttcttttttttctaaagttCTTTGTAGATTAGGCGTTAGACTATCACCCCTCCTCTCCCTAGGAGCATCTGGCGCTGAAAAGGAACCCGTCTAACGTCTGTTCGAAGCGAAGTTCAAAGCGTAAAGCTGGTATCTgatctcttcttcctcttcttcttatttccttttcttcgttGGTCTACAGCCTCTGCTCAGCTGATGGTCGGTTCTCAGCTCTCAGCTGTAACGATATTAATCGGTATTAACTGATACGATCATGACTGGTTATTTGGTTTTCGGATTCTCCGGGATGTCCCGAAGGTATCGAAAATGCCGGAGGTTGACTATCAGCTATTGCGTAATCTCTTAACGAACACACTTGCCCAAAATATGTACACAAATATGAATTACAGAGACCGATAGACAGTAATAACCTGATTACAAACTAATTATTACCGATACAAATAGTTCATTCTTGCAGCGAAACATGATTCGTAAGCAAATAGGAGTAatgaatatacacatattcGAATATTAAACAGCGTATTCAAATAAGTagcaacaatttttattttgaatattcaGATGCTAATTTTATTCCACATAATTAGATCGCTGACTTTCTCGGTTTGACTACTTGCCTATTTTCGCAAATGTAAAAATCCGGTTTATTCGTCGTTGTAAGCCAGAAAACTTGGGAACACAAGACACAGTAATTTGAGCATTACTTTTTATACCGAAAACACTAGAGTACCAGGGAGTTAAATACTCTGTTTCAAATAAGTTTTTAATTCATACAATCAACtgtgataaatatttgtaatttattcTGGCTCGCTGTGGTCATTTTTACGGCGAAAATACTTCGCGTGATAGTCGTGTGGCGGGAAGCGACGCTACTGACGTGACGACCGAACTGCCTTACAAATATTCAGCATGCTTTCATCGCAGCCAATGAGACTTCAGTAAACGAATGAGCAAATTGTGTAGTATCGATCACTGATCGATCGACGCTCTGTGGCGCGCcgcaaaatttaatttcaaatctagAAGATGctacaagaaaataaaagcgaatcAAGAGCGCGAAATTTGTCTGTCACATGGCGGTAGTTTTCTTGGTATATCCTAGCATATTCTAGTATCTGAGAATGTACGCTGCTCTCCAGAAACATGGTGCAAGACATGTTTACAGGTTGCCCGAAGGATTGCGAGAATTATGCTCAGATATTTCTCGTgaagtaataattttatagaaaaaatttgtcactATTTTTAAATGAATTGGATTATAGCCCAAACTGTTTGTCGCAGGTACTTAGGGCTCAGCCGGAAGAGATTTACTCCTTCATCGCAGACTACATAGACGCGCTTTTGATAACACGTGAAAATGCCAAGGGTCTCTCTGTTCTACTGGATTACATATATCGCctcaattttatataattgACGGACCCTGATTACAGTTGCTGTGAGAGTTGTCAATAATATTTTGATCGGGAGCGAGTCCATCGTTGGCATTCTTTACCAGAGTGGATTGAGTCTTGAACAAATCGCTGTAGCAGCGACAAGGATTCAGGTAATAGGAAACCCGAAATACGTCGTTTGATCggtactttttttcaccgttattTCTAACATTACAGAAGGTATTTCGATCTTATCTGGATTTGGTAGATGTCCAACAAGACGGAACATCCGAAAGGAAAATGGTTGAGGAAAATAGCAGGATCTGTATAAGGGAAATTCTGAAAACAACCGGCACTTCATGGGAGCATGCAGAAATAGCTGCCTCAACGATCCAGGCAACCATACATTCAAAtgccaaaattattttttctaatattcacaaaccttttttctgtttcccaTTTTTTGGATCTGATTTAGGCAGCCTTTCGTAGTCATTACGAAGAAATGTTAGCTAGAGAAGCAAGAGGTGAGGTCCAGTGGCAGAGAGCAGTTGCAAACACCATAGCAATCCTCAGAAAAGCTGGTGTCTCTCAAGAAGAGGCTGCAAAGGCAGTAACTCTTATACAAGTAATACGTCTTCGCATAGCTTGGCGCACCTTGTACGTACGTCAGTTCATCTGACTCTCCTTTTTGCTTGCAGTCTTCTTATCGTGGTTATTATATAAGGAGGAACATAAGATTAAAATTAGCTAATGAAGAACCCGAGAGACCAAGGGAGGGGGTTTTAGAACCAAGGGAAACTATCCAAGCGGTAGCTTGGATGGACATGATGTATCAGGACTCAAAACACACAATAGAACGCGCAAACGAAGCGGCAACGACTA contains:
- the LOC105687731 gene encoding sperm surface protein Sp17-like, with translation MYAALQKHGARHVYRLPEGLRELCSDISREVLRAQPEEIYSFIADYIDALLITRENAKVAVRVVNNILIGSESIVGILYQSGLSLEQIAVAATRIQKVFRSYLDLVDVQQDGTSERKMVEENSRICIREILKTTGTSWEHAEIAASTIQATIHSNAKIIFSNIHKPFFCFPFFGSDLGSLS